Proteins from a single region of Coregonus clupeaformis isolate EN_2021a chromosome 35, ASM2061545v1, whole genome shotgun sequence:
- the LOC123482610 gene encoding ATP-citrate synthase-like isoform X2 has product MSAKAISEQTGKEFLYKYICTSAAVQNRFRYANVTTETDFDRLAQDHPWLLTERLVVKPDQLIKRRGKLGLVGVNLDLKGVQEWLKTRLMRETMVGKAKGILKNFLIEPFVAHKQEEEFYVCIYATREGDYVLFHHEGGVDVGDVDAKASKLLVGVDEKLTEDAVKKQLLTHVAADKKAVLASFIVGLFNLYEDLYFTYLEINPLVVTKDGVFVLDMAAKIDATADYLCKAKWGDVEFPPPFGREAYPEEAYIADLDAKSGASLKLTLLNPRGRIWTMVAGGGASVVYSDTICDLGGVDELANYGEYSGAPSEQQTYDYAKTILSLMTREKHPDGKVLIIGGSIANFTNVAATFKGIVRAIRDYQGPIKEHEITIFVRRGGPNYQEGLRVMGEVGKTTGIPIHVFGTETHMTAIVGMALGHRPIPKEPPVAAHTANFLLNSSASSSTPASSRTASFSENKAGPGASPSKKAKSGALPVKASTLFSKQTKSIVWGMQTLAVQGMLDFDYTCSRDEPSVSAMLYPFTGDHKQKFYWGHKEILLPVYKNMGDAMKKHPEVDVLINFASLRSAFDSTMETMQYPQIHTIAIIAEGIPEAQTRKIIKRADEKGITIIGPATVGGIKPGCFKIGNTGGMLDNILASKLYRPGSVAYVSRSGGMSNELNNIISRTTDGVYEGVAIGGDRYPGSIYTDHVLRYQDTPGVEMIVMLGEIGGTEEYKICQGIKSGRITKPVVSWCIGTCATMFSSEVQFGHAGACANQASETAVAKNLALKEAGAFVPKSFDELGDVIKSVYDDLVGKGVIVPAMEVPPPTVPMDYSWARELGLIRKPASFMTSICDERGQELIYAGMPITEVFKSEMGMGGTLGLLWFQRRLPSYASKFIEMCLMVTADHGPAVSGAHNTIVCARAGKDLISCLTSGLLTIGDRFGGALDAAAKQFSKAFDSGMLPMEFVNKMKKEGNLIMGIGHRVKSINNPDMRVQILKDFVKKTFPSTQLLDYAMDVEKITTAKKPNLILNVDGFIGVAFVDLLRNCGGFTRDEADEFVEIGALNGIFVLGRSMGFIGHYLDQKRLKQGLYRHPWDDISYVLPEHMSM; this is encoded by the exons ATGTCGGCCAAAGCCATCTCGGAGCAGACAGGGAAGGAGTTCCTCTATAAGTACATCTGTACATCTGCAGCTGTCCAGAACAGGTTCCGCTATGCCAACGTGACGACTGAGACCGACTTTGACCGGCTGGCACAGGACCACCCTTGGCTGCTCACTGAG CGGCTGGTAGTGAAGCCAGACCAGCTGATCAAGCGTCGGGGGAAGCTGGGACTGGTAGGTGTCAACCTGGACCTGAAAGGTGTCCAAGAGTGGCTGAAGACCCGCCTCATGAGAGAGACCATG GTGGGAAAAGCAAAGGGGATCCTGAAGAACTTCCTCATCGAGCCATTTGTAGCCCACAAGCAG GAAGAGGAGTTCTATGTGTGTATCTACGCCACACGGGAGGGAGACTACGTGTTGTTCCACCATGAAGGAGGGGTAGACGTGGGTGATGTGGACGCTAAGGCCAGTAAGTTGCTGGTAGGAGTGGATGAGAAGCTGACTGAAGACGCAGTGAAGAAACAGCTCCTGACCCATGTCGCTGCAGACAAAAAAGC GGTTCTGGCCAGCTTCATTGTTGGTCTCTTCAACCTGTATGAAGACCTGTACTTCACCTACCTAGAGATCAACCCACTGG tggtcaCGAAGGATGGCGTGTTTGTGCTGGACATGGCGGCTAAGATCGATGCCACGGCTGACTACCTCTGTAAGGCCAAGTGGGGCGACGTGGAGTTCCCTCCACCCTTTGGCAGGGAGGCCTACCCTGAG GAGGCCTATATTGCAGACCTGGATGCCAAGAGTGGTGCCAGTCTCAAACTCACCCTGCTCAACCCCCGCGGAAGAATCTGGACCATGGTGGCAGGAGGAGGGGCTTCCGTCGTCTACAG TGACACCATCTGTGACCTGGGCGGGGTTGACGAGCTGGCCAATTACGGGGAGTATTCAGGAGCGCCCAGCGAACAGCAGACCTATGACTATGCCAAGACCATCCTGTCCCTGATGACCCGCGAGAAACACCCCGACGGAAAAGTCCTGATCATCGGAGGAAGCATTGCAAACTTCACTAACGTTGCAGCCACATTTAAG GGCATTGTCAGGGCCATCAGGGACTACCAGGGCCCCATAAAGGAGCATGAGATCACCATATTTGTCCGCCGTGGGGGCCCCAACTACCAGGAAGGCCTCAGGGTCATGGGCGAAGTGG GTAAGACTACTGGCATCCCCATCCATGTCTTCGGCACAGAGACTCACATGACTGCCATTGTCGGCATGGCGCTGGGCCACCGACCAATACCCAAAGAGCCTCCCGTCGCCGCCCACACCGCCAACTTCCTGCTCAACTCCAGTGCCAGTTCATCG aCCCCAGCCTCCAGCAGGACAGCCTCCTTCTCTGAGAACAAGGCTGGTCCCGGGGCCTCGCCTTCCAAGAAGGCCAAGTCAGGGGCCCTTCCAG TCAAGGCGTCAACCCTCTTCAGCAAGCAGACCAAGTCCATCGTGTGGGGCATGCAGACGCTGGCCGTGCAGGGCATGCTGGACTTTGACTACACCTGCTCCAGGGATGAGCCCTCTGTGTCTGCCATGCTCTACCCTTTCAC tgGGGACCACAAGCAGAAGTTCTACTGGGGCCATAAGGAGATCCTGTTGCCTGTCTATAAGAACATGGGCGACGCCATGAAGAAACACCCGGAGGTGGACGTGCTCATTAACTTCGCCTCGCTCCGCTCTGCCTTCGACAGCACCATGGAGACCATGCAGTACCCACAG ATCCACACCATTGCCATCATAGCCGAGGGCATCCCTGAAGCCCAGACCAGGAAGATCATTAAGAGGGCGGACGAGAAGGGTATCACTATCATCGGCCCGGCAACG GTTGGAGGGATCAAGCCTGGCTGTTTTAAGATCGGGAACACAGGGGGCATGCTGGATAACATCCTGGCCTCTAAGCTGTACCGTCCAGGCAGTGTGGCCTACGTGTCCCGCTCTGGAGGCATGTCCAACGAGCTCAACAACATCATCTCCCGCACCACCGACGGAGTCTACGAGGGAGTGGCAATCGGAGGAGACAG ATACCCAGGCTCAATCTACACAGACCATGTGCTGAGGTACCAGGACACCCCAGGGGTAGAGATGATCGTAATGCTGGGAGAG ATTGGCGGCACAGAGGAGTATAAGATCTGCCAGGGCATCAAGTCAGGCAGGAtcaccaagcctgtggtgagCTGGTGCATCGGGACCTGTGCCACCATGTTCTCCTCAGAG GTCCAGTTTGGTCATGCTGGAGCGTGTGCCAACCAGGCCTCAGAGACAGCCGTGGCCAAGAACCTGGCTCTGAAGGAGGCCGGAGCCTTCGTACCTAAGAGCTTTGACGAGCTGGGAGATGTCATCAA ATCAGTGTATGACGACCTCGTTGGCAAAGGAGTCATCGTTCCAGCTATGGAGGTGCCCCCTCCCACAGTGCCAATGGACTACTCCTGGGCCCGG GAGTTGGGTCTGATCCGTAAGCCAGCCTCCTTTATGACCAGTATCTGTGATGAGAGGGGCCAGGAGCTTATCTACGCTGGAATGCCCATCACTGAGGTGTTCAAGTCAGAGATGGGCATGGGAGGAACCCTGGGACTGCTCTGGTTCCAGAGGAG GCTGCCCAGTTATGCTTCCAAGTTCATTGAGATGTGTCTGATGGTGACTGCTGACCATGGTCCTGCCGTGTCTGGTGCCCACAACACCATCGTCTGTGCCCGCGCTGGCAAAGACCTTATCTCCTGCCTCACCTCTGGCCTGCTCACCATC GGGGACCGGTTCGGAGGGGCCCTGGACGCTGCAGCCAAGCAGTTCAGCAAGGCGTTTGACAGCGGCATGCTGCCAATGGAGTTTGTCAATAAGATGAAGAAGGAGGGCAACCTGATCATGGGCATCGGACACAGGGTCAAGTCG ATCAACAACCCAGACATGCGGGTGCAGATCCTAAAGGACTTTGTGAAGAAGACCTTCCCCTCCACCCAGCTGTTGGACTACGCAATGGATGTAGAGAAGATCACCACAGCCAAG AAACCCAACCTGATCTTGAATGTGGACGGTTTCATTGGAGTAGCATTTGTGGACCTGCTCAGGAACTGTGGTGGATTTACAcg GGACGAGGCTGATGAGTTTGTGGAGATCGGAGCGCTGAATGGAATCTTTGTCCTGGGGCGGAGCATGGGCTTCATCG GTCACTACCTGGATCAGAAGAGGCTGAAACAGGGTCTGTACCGTCACCCGTGGGACGACATATCCTACGTTCTCCCCGAACACATGTCCATGTAA
- the LOC123482610 gene encoding ATP-citrate synthase-like isoform X1 — translation MSAKAISEQTGKEFLYKYICTSAAVQNRFRYANVTTETDFDRLAQDHPWLLTERLVVKPDQLIKRRGKLGLVGVNLDLKGVQEWLKTRLMRETMVGKAKGILKNFLIEPFVAHKQEEEFYVCIYATREGDYVLFHHEGGVDVGDVDAKASKLLVGVDEKLTEDAVKKQLLTHVAADKKAVLASFIVGLFNLYEDLYFTYLEINPLVVTKDGVFVLDMAAKIDATADYLCKAKWGDVEFPPPFGREAYPEEAYIADLDAKSGASLKLTLLNPRGRIWTMVAGGGASVVYSDTICDLGGVDELANYGEYSGAPSEQQTYDYAKTILSLMTREKHPDGKVLIIGGSIANFTNVAATFKGIVRAIRDYQGPIKEHEITIFVRRGGPNYQEGLRVMGEVGKTTGIPIHVFGTETHMTAIVGMALGHRPIPKEPPVAAHTANFLLNSSASSSTPASSRTASFSENKAGPGASPSKKAKSGALPERQASSDSPGVKASTLFSKQTKSIVWGMQTLAVQGMLDFDYTCSRDEPSVSAMLYPFTGDHKQKFYWGHKEILLPVYKNMGDAMKKHPEVDVLINFASLRSAFDSTMETMQYPQIHTIAIIAEGIPEAQTRKIIKRADEKGITIIGPATVGGIKPGCFKIGNTGGMLDNILASKLYRPGSVAYVSRSGGMSNELNNIISRTTDGVYEGVAIGGDRYPGSIYTDHVLRYQDTPGVEMIVMLGEIGGTEEYKICQGIKSGRITKPVVSWCIGTCATMFSSEVQFGHAGACANQASETAVAKNLALKEAGAFVPKSFDELGDVIKSVYDDLVGKGVIVPAMEVPPPTVPMDYSWARELGLIRKPASFMTSICDERGQELIYAGMPITEVFKSEMGMGGTLGLLWFQRRLPSYASKFIEMCLMVTADHGPAVSGAHNTIVCARAGKDLISCLTSGLLTIGDRFGGALDAAAKQFSKAFDSGMLPMEFVNKMKKEGNLIMGIGHRVKSINNPDMRVQILKDFVKKTFPSTQLLDYAMDVEKITTAKKPNLILNVDGFIGVAFVDLLRNCGGFTRDEADEFVEIGALNGIFVLGRSMGFIGHYLDQKRLKQGLYRHPWDDISYVLPEHMSM, via the exons ATGTCGGCCAAAGCCATCTCGGAGCAGACAGGGAAGGAGTTCCTCTATAAGTACATCTGTACATCTGCAGCTGTCCAGAACAGGTTCCGCTATGCCAACGTGACGACTGAGACCGACTTTGACCGGCTGGCACAGGACCACCCTTGGCTGCTCACTGAG CGGCTGGTAGTGAAGCCAGACCAGCTGATCAAGCGTCGGGGGAAGCTGGGACTGGTAGGTGTCAACCTGGACCTGAAAGGTGTCCAAGAGTGGCTGAAGACCCGCCTCATGAGAGAGACCATG GTGGGAAAAGCAAAGGGGATCCTGAAGAACTTCCTCATCGAGCCATTTGTAGCCCACAAGCAG GAAGAGGAGTTCTATGTGTGTATCTACGCCACACGGGAGGGAGACTACGTGTTGTTCCACCATGAAGGAGGGGTAGACGTGGGTGATGTGGACGCTAAGGCCAGTAAGTTGCTGGTAGGAGTGGATGAGAAGCTGACTGAAGACGCAGTGAAGAAACAGCTCCTGACCCATGTCGCTGCAGACAAAAAAGC GGTTCTGGCCAGCTTCATTGTTGGTCTCTTCAACCTGTATGAAGACCTGTACTTCACCTACCTAGAGATCAACCCACTGG tggtcaCGAAGGATGGCGTGTTTGTGCTGGACATGGCGGCTAAGATCGATGCCACGGCTGACTACCTCTGTAAGGCCAAGTGGGGCGACGTGGAGTTCCCTCCACCCTTTGGCAGGGAGGCCTACCCTGAG GAGGCCTATATTGCAGACCTGGATGCCAAGAGTGGTGCCAGTCTCAAACTCACCCTGCTCAACCCCCGCGGAAGAATCTGGACCATGGTGGCAGGAGGAGGGGCTTCCGTCGTCTACAG TGACACCATCTGTGACCTGGGCGGGGTTGACGAGCTGGCCAATTACGGGGAGTATTCAGGAGCGCCCAGCGAACAGCAGACCTATGACTATGCCAAGACCATCCTGTCCCTGATGACCCGCGAGAAACACCCCGACGGAAAAGTCCTGATCATCGGAGGAAGCATTGCAAACTTCACTAACGTTGCAGCCACATTTAAG GGCATTGTCAGGGCCATCAGGGACTACCAGGGCCCCATAAAGGAGCATGAGATCACCATATTTGTCCGCCGTGGGGGCCCCAACTACCAGGAAGGCCTCAGGGTCATGGGCGAAGTGG GTAAGACTACTGGCATCCCCATCCATGTCTTCGGCACAGAGACTCACATGACTGCCATTGTCGGCATGGCGCTGGGCCACCGACCAATACCCAAAGAGCCTCCCGTCGCCGCCCACACCGCCAACTTCCTGCTCAACTCCAGTGCCAGTTCATCG aCCCCAGCCTCCAGCAGGACAGCCTCCTTCTCTGAGAACAAGGCTGGTCCCGGGGCCTCGCCTTCCAAGAAGGCCAAGTCAGGGGCCCTTCCAG AGCGACAGGCGTCGTCAGACAGTCCAGGAG TCAAGGCGTCAACCCTCTTCAGCAAGCAGACCAAGTCCATCGTGTGGGGCATGCAGACGCTGGCCGTGCAGGGCATGCTGGACTTTGACTACACCTGCTCCAGGGATGAGCCCTCTGTGTCTGCCATGCTCTACCCTTTCAC tgGGGACCACAAGCAGAAGTTCTACTGGGGCCATAAGGAGATCCTGTTGCCTGTCTATAAGAACATGGGCGACGCCATGAAGAAACACCCGGAGGTGGACGTGCTCATTAACTTCGCCTCGCTCCGCTCTGCCTTCGACAGCACCATGGAGACCATGCAGTACCCACAG ATCCACACCATTGCCATCATAGCCGAGGGCATCCCTGAAGCCCAGACCAGGAAGATCATTAAGAGGGCGGACGAGAAGGGTATCACTATCATCGGCCCGGCAACG GTTGGAGGGATCAAGCCTGGCTGTTTTAAGATCGGGAACACAGGGGGCATGCTGGATAACATCCTGGCCTCTAAGCTGTACCGTCCAGGCAGTGTGGCCTACGTGTCCCGCTCTGGAGGCATGTCCAACGAGCTCAACAACATCATCTCCCGCACCACCGACGGAGTCTACGAGGGAGTGGCAATCGGAGGAGACAG ATACCCAGGCTCAATCTACACAGACCATGTGCTGAGGTACCAGGACACCCCAGGGGTAGAGATGATCGTAATGCTGGGAGAG ATTGGCGGCACAGAGGAGTATAAGATCTGCCAGGGCATCAAGTCAGGCAGGAtcaccaagcctgtggtgagCTGGTGCATCGGGACCTGTGCCACCATGTTCTCCTCAGAG GTCCAGTTTGGTCATGCTGGAGCGTGTGCCAACCAGGCCTCAGAGACAGCCGTGGCCAAGAACCTGGCTCTGAAGGAGGCCGGAGCCTTCGTACCTAAGAGCTTTGACGAGCTGGGAGATGTCATCAA ATCAGTGTATGACGACCTCGTTGGCAAAGGAGTCATCGTTCCAGCTATGGAGGTGCCCCCTCCCACAGTGCCAATGGACTACTCCTGGGCCCGG GAGTTGGGTCTGATCCGTAAGCCAGCCTCCTTTATGACCAGTATCTGTGATGAGAGGGGCCAGGAGCTTATCTACGCTGGAATGCCCATCACTGAGGTGTTCAAGTCAGAGATGGGCATGGGAGGAACCCTGGGACTGCTCTGGTTCCAGAGGAG GCTGCCCAGTTATGCTTCCAAGTTCATTGAGATGTGTCTGATGGTGACTGCTGACCATGGTCCTGCCGTGTCTGGTGCCCACAACACCATCGTCTGTGCCCGCGCTGGCAAAGACCTTATCTCCTGCCTCACCTCTGGCCTGCTCACCATC GGGGACCGGTTCGGAGGGGCCCTGGACGCTGCAGCCAAGCAGTTCAGCAAGGCGTTTGACAGCGGCATGCTGCCAATGGAGTTTGTCAATAAGATGAAGAAGGAGGGCAACCTGATCATGGGCATCGGACACAGGGTCAAGTCG ATCAACAACCCAGACATGCGGGTGCAGATCCTAAAGGACTTTGTGAAGAAGACCTTCCCCTCCACCCAGCTGTTGGACTACGCAATGGATGTAGAGAAGATCACCACAGCCAAG AAACCCAACCTGATCTTGAATGTGGACGGTTTCATTGGAGTAGCATTTGTGGACCTGCTCAGGAACTGTGGTGGATTTACAcg GGACGAGGCTGATGAGTTTGTGGAGATCGGAGCGCTGAATGGAATCTTTGTCCTGGGGCGGAGCATGGGCTTCATCG GTCACTACCTGGATCAGAAGAGGCTGAAACAGGGTCTGTACCGTCACCCGTGGGACGACATATCCTACGTTCTCCCCGAACACATGTCCATGTAA